In the Choloepus didactylus isolate mChoDid1 chromosome 5, mChoDid1.pri, whole genome shotgun sequence genome, one interval contains:
- the LOC119534880 gene encoding ras-related protein Rab-9A, whose amino-acid sequence MAGKSSLFKVILLGDGGVGKSSLVNRYVTNKFDTQLFHTIGVEFLNKDLEVDGHFVTMQIWDTAGQERFRSLRTPFYRGSDCCLLTFSVDDSQSFQNLSNWKKEFIYYADVKEPDSFPFVILGNKVDISERQVSAEEAQAWCRDNGNYPYFETSAKDATNVAAAFEEAVRRVLATEDKSDHLIQTDTVNLHRKPKPNSSCC is encoded by the coding sequence ATGGCAGGAAAATCATCGCTTTTTAAAGTAATTCTCCTTGGAGATGGTGGCGTTGGGAAGAGTTCTCTTGTGAACAGATATGTAACTAATAAATTTGATACCCAGCTCTTCCACACAATAGGTGTGgaatttttaaacaaagattTGGAGGTGGATGGACATTTTGTTACCATGCAGATTTGGGACACAGCTGGTCAAGAGCGATTCAGAAGCCTGAGGACGCCTTTTTACAGAGGTTCTGACTGTTGCCTGCTTACTTTTAGTGTTGATGATTCTCAAAGTTTCCAGAACTTGAGTAACTGGAAGAAAGAATTTATCTATTATGCAGATGTGAAAGAGCCTGACAGCTTTCCTTTTGTGATTTTGGGTAACAAGGTTGACATAAGTGAACGGCAAGTGTCTGCAGAAGAAGCCCAAGCCTGGTGCAGGGACAACGGCAACTATCCTTACTTCGAAACAAGTGCGAAAGATGCCACTAATGTCGCAGCAGCCTTTGAGGAAGCAGTTCGAAGAGTTCTTGCTACTGAGGATAAGTCAGATCACTTGATTCAGACAGACACGGTCAATCTGCACCGAAAGCCCAAGCCTAACTCATCTTGCTGTTGA